A single window of Streptomyces griseoviridis DNA harbors:
- a CDS encoding ABC transporter permease, with protein sequence MTMTQQAEPAVTRPPAPGPRATDGRTAQRPLVLRLLARPEVGVFLGAVAVFVFFLIAAPAVRQGSSMATVLYQSSTIGIMALPVALLMIGGEFDLSSGVAVVSSALTASMLSYQLSMNIWVGVVVALLVSLAIGAFNGWMVVRTGLPSFLVTLGTFLILQGVNLAVTKMITGNVATDDISNMDGFDQARALFASSFDIGGVQVKITVFYWLVFAALATWILLRTKYGNWIFAVGGNKDSARAVGVPVKFTKITLFMGVGLGAWFIGMHQLFSFNTVQSGEGVGQELIYIAAAVIGGCLLTGGYGSAIGPVFGAFMFGMVNQGIVYAGWNPDWFKAFLGVMLLGAVLINLWVSRTATRR encoded by the coding sequence ATGACCATGACCCAGCAGGCTGAGCCGGCGGTGACCCGACCGCCGGCTCCCGGCCCCCGGGCCACCGACGGCCGCACCGCCCAACGCCCCCTGGTGCTCAGGCTGTTGGCCCGCCCCGAGGTCGGGGTCTTCCTCGGCGCCGTCGCCGTGTTCGTGTTCTTCCTGATCGCCGCCCCCGCGGTCAGGCAGGGCAGTTCGATGGCGACGGTGCTCTACCAGTCGTCCACCATCGGCATCATGGCGCTGCCGGTCGCGCTGCTGATGATCGGCGGCGAGTTCGACCTCTCCTCCGGTGTCGCCGTGGTCAGTTCGGCGCTCACCGCGAGCATGCTCAGCTACCAGCTCAGCATGAACATCTGGGTCGGCGTGGTCGTCGCCCTGCTGGTGTCCCTCGCGATCGGCGCGTTCAACGGCTGGATGGTGGTCAGGACAGGACTGCCCAGCTTCCTGGTCACCCTGGGCACCTTCCTGATCCTCCAGGGCGTCAACCTCGCCGTCACCAAGATGATCACCGGCAACGTGGCGACCGACGACATCAGCAACATGGACGGCTTCGACCAGGCCCGCGCCCTCTTCGCGTCGTCGTTCGACATCGGCGGCGTCCAGGTGAAGATCACCGTCTTCTACTGGCTGGTCTTCGCCGCGCTCGCGACCTGGATCCTGCTGCGCACCAAGTACGGCAACTGGATCTTCGCCGTCGGCGGCAACAAGGACTCCGCGCGGGCCGTCGGCGTCCCGGTGAAGTTCACCAAGATCACTCTGTTCATGGGCGTCGGCCTCGGCGCCTGGTTCATCGGCATGCACCAGCTGTTCTCCTTCAACACCGTGCAGTCGGGGGAGGGCGTCGGCCAGGAGCTGATCTACATCGCGGCGGCGGTCATCGGCGGCTGCCTGCTCACCGGCGGCTACGGCTCCGCGATCGGCCCGGTCTTCGGCGCCTTCATGTTCGGCATGGTCAACCAGGGCATCGTGTACGCCGGTTGGAACCCCGACTGGTTCAAGGCCTTCCTCGGCGTGATGCTGCTCGGCGCCGTGCTCATCAACTTGTGGGTCAGCCGCACGGCGACCCGGAGGTGA
- a CDS encoding substrate-binding domain-containing protein: MERSSRFRSRRIAPVIAVAAAAALTLAGCSSSSGGKKSEEGASNASAGKASTPRMTVALVTHQAPGDTFWDIVRKGAEAAAAKDNIKLVYSADPSAGNQANLVQNAIDQKVDGIAITLAKPDAMKAVVAKATAAKIPVVGLNSGLSDWKKLGLLEFFGQDETVTGEALGKRLNEEGSKRAVCVVQEQGNVGLTQRCDGVKKTFSGKLDTLYVNGTDMPSVQSTITAKLKQDKAIDYVVALGAPFALTSVQSVSDAGSKAKIATFDLNSQLTGAISKGTIQFAVDQQPYLQGYLAVDSLWLYKNNGNYSGGGEAPVLTGPAFVDKSNVESVAKFAAKGTR, encoded by the coding sequence ATGGAACGCTCTTCTCGCTTTCGCTCCCGCCGTATCGCCCCGGTGATCGCCGTGGCCGCGGCAGCGGCCCTGACGCTCGCGGGCTGCTCCAGCAGCTCCGGCGGCAAGAAGTCCGAGGAAGGCGCTTCCAACGCTTCCGCGGGCAAGGCCAGTACGCCCCGCATGACCGTCGCCCTGGTCACCCACCAGGCGCCGGGCGACACCTTCTGGGACATCGTCCGCAAGGGCGCCGAGGCGGCCGCGGCCAAGGACAACATCAAGCTCGTCTACTCCGCCGACCCGAGCGCGGGCAACCAGGCCAACCTGGTGCAGAACGCGATCGACCAGAAGGTCGACGGCATCGCCATCACCCTCGCCAAGCCCGACGCCATGAAGGCCGTCGTGGCCAAGGCGACGGCGGCGAAGATACCGGTGGTCGGCCTCAACTCCGGTCTGAGCGACTGGAAGAAGCTCGGCCTGCTGGAGTTCTTCGGCCAGGACGAGACGGTGACGGGTGAGGCGCTCGGCAAGCGGCTGAACGAGGAGGGCTCCAAGCGGGCCGTCTGCGTCGTCCAGGAGCAGGGCAACGTCGGTCTGACCCAGCGCTGCGACGGCGTCAAGAAGACCTTCTCCGGCAAGCTGGACACGCTGTACGTCAACGGCACCGACATGCCGTCCGTGCAGTCGACCATCACCGCCAAGCTCAAGCAGGACAAGGCCATCGACTACGTCGTCGCGCTCGGCGCCCCGTTCGCGCTGACCTCGGTGCAGTCGGTGTCGGACGCCGGCAGCAAGGCGAAGATCGCGACCTTCGACCTCAACAGCCAGCTGACCGGCGCCATCAGCAAGGGCACCATCCAGTTCGCCGTCGACCAGCAGCCCTACCTCCAGGGCTACCTGGCCGTCGACTCGCTGTGGCTCTACAAGAACAACGGCAACTACAGCGGCGGTGGCGAGGCTCCCGTGCTGACCGGTCCCGCCTTCGTGGACAAGTCGAACGTGGAGAGCGTCGCCAAGTTCGCCGCGAAGGGCACCAGGTGA
- a CDS encoding ROK family protein: MSTSERASTSATATGSAPVPAGPVVGVDVGGTFTKAVLTDATGTVLAEAHRPTPRPGPGVAERVVELAGRLTEELGVRGPAPLAAAGLVVPGTVDERHGTAVHSENLGWRDVPFADLFARRTGLPVAFGHDVRAGGLAESRLGAAAGVRDTVVFLPLGTGIAAALLLDGRPYAAGGAAGEIGHVRVASDEPCVCGLTGCLEAVASAAAVARRYRRASGRPADGAKEVAALVAAGDPVAVAVWREAVDALAAAVCWLAAVLAPHTVVIGGGLSSAGDLLLDPLNRRVTDGLTFHRRPVITRALLGDRAGALGAALLAAETATTGRPTGV; encoded by the coding sequence GTGTCCACCTCGGAGAGAGCGTCGACGTCCGCCACGGCCACCGGCTCGGCCCCGGTCCCCGCCGGGCCCGTGGTCGGCGTCGACGTCGGCGGCACCTTCACCAAGGCCGTCCTCACCGACGCCACCGGCACCGTCCTCGCCGAGGCCCACCGGCCCACCCCGAGGCCGGGACCCGGCGTCGCCGAGCGCGTCGTCGAACTGGCCGGGCGGCTCACCGAGGAACTCGGCGTGCGCGGCCCCGCGCCCCTGGCGGCGGCGGGTCTCGTCGTGCCCGGCACCGTGGACGAACGGCACGGCACGGCCGTCCACTCGGAGAACCTCGGATGGCGCGACGTGCCCTTCGCCGACCTGTTCGCCCGCCGCACCGGGCTGCCCGTCGCCTTCGGCCACGACGTACGGGCCGGCGGCCTCGCGGAGAGCCGTCTCGGCGCCGCCGCCGGGGTCCGCGACACCGTCGTCTTCCTGCCGCTGGGCACCGGGATCGCCGCCGCGCTGCTCCTCGACGGCCGCCCGTACGCGGCGGGCGGGGCCGCGGGCGAGATCGGGCACGTCCGGGTCGCCTCCGACGAGCCCTGCGTCTGCGGTCTGACCGGCTGCCTGGAGGCCGTCGCGTCGGCCGCGGCCGTCGCACGCCGCTACCGGCGCGCGTCAGGGCGGCCCGCCGACGGCGCGAAGGAGGTCGCGGCGCTGGTCGCCGCCGGTGACCCGGTCGCCGTCGCGGTGTGGCGGGAGGCGGTGGACGCCCTGGCGGCGGCGGTCTGCTGGCTGGCCGCCGTCCTCGCCCCGCACACCGTCGTGATCGGCGGCGGCCTGTCGTCCGCCGGTGACCTGCTCCTCGACCCGCTGAACCGGCGGGTGACCGACGGTCTGACCTTCCACCGCCGCCCGGTGATCACCAGGGCGCTGCTGGGCGACCGGGCGGGCGCGCTGGGCGCGGCCCTGCTCGCGGCAGAGACCGCGACCACGGGCCGGCCCACCGGAGTGTGA
- the iolD gene encoding 3D-(3,5/4)-trihydroxycyclohexane-1,2-dione acylhydrolase (decyclizing) — protein sequence MSSPTRRLTVAQALVRFLSVQYTERDGVRQRLIAGTWGIFGHGNVAGLGQALLEAGEDAMPYHQGRNEQAMVHAAVGYARQLDRLSAMAVTTSIGPGATNLVTGAALATVNRLPVLLLPGDSFATRAADPLLQQLEHPVEADLTVNDTLRPVSRWFDRVTRPEALIPAALHAMRVLADPVETGAVTLALPQDVQAEAYDWPEEFFAERIWRVRRPAPDPAELAAAARAIERAARPLIVAGGGVHHSGAEDALRALVDSTGIPVASTQAGKGSLRHDHPADLGGIGHTGTAVCDDLARAADLVIGVGTRYTDFTTASNTLFQNPDVRFVNLNIAAFDAHKLAASSLVADARTGLDALTEALAGHRVDAGYEAEYRAGKERWERVVAAAYRGDDDAVPTQTQVLGALDAVVGDDDVVINAAGSLPGDLHKLWRARGRRQYHLEYGYSCMGYEIPAAIGVQQATPDTPVWALVGDGTYLMMPTEIVTAVQEGLPVNLLLIQNHGYASIGGLSESVGGERFGTAYRYRAADGTFSGDPLPVDLAANAGSLGMDVLRATTVRELRDALAAARASDRPTCVYVETDTATATAPPAEAWWDVPVAATASREAAVRAREEYERQVAARRRHL from the coding sequence ATGAGCAGCCCCACCCGCCGCCTGACCGTCGCTCAGGCCCTGGTGCGTTTCCTGTCCGTCCAGTACACCGAGCGCGACGGCGTCAGGCAGCGGCTGATCGCCGGCACCTGGGGCATCTTCGGCCACGGCAACGTCGCCGGGCTCGGCCAGGCCCTCCTGGAGGCCGGCGAGGACGCGATGCCCTACCACCAGGGCCGCAACGAACAGGCGATGGTGCACGCGGCGGTCGGCTACGCCCGCCAGCTCGACCGGCTCTCCGCGATGGCGGTGACGACGTCCATCGGACCGGGCGCCACGAACCTGGTCACCGGCGCCGCGCTGGCCACCGTCAACCGGCTGCCGGTGCTGCTGCTGCCGGGCGACTCCTTCGCCACCCGGGCCGCCGACCCGCTGCTCCAGCAGCTCGAACACCCGGTCGAGGCGGACCTCACGGTCAACGACACCCTGCGCCCGGTCTCCCGCTGGTTCGACCGCGTCACCCGCCCCGAGGCGCTCATCCCGGCGGCGCTGCACGCCATGCGGGTGCTCGCCGACCCGGTCGAGACCGGCGCGGTCACCCTCGCCCTCCCCCAGGACGTGCAGGCCGAGGCGTACGACTGGCCCGAGGAGTTCTTCGCCGAGCGGATCTGGCGGGTGCGGCGCCCGGCGCCCGACCCGGCCGAACTGGCCGCGGCGGCACGGGCGATCGAGCGGGCCGCGCGCCCGCTGATCGTCGCGGGCGGCGGGGTGCACCACAGCGGGGCGGAGGACGCGCTGCGGGCGCTGGTCGACTCCACCGGCATCCCGGTCGCCTCCACCCAGGCGGGCAAGGGCTCGCTGCGCCACGACCACCCCGCCGACCTCGGCGGCATCGGCCACACCGGCACCGCGGTCTGCGACGACCTCGCGCGCGCCGCGGACCTGGTGATCGGCGTCGGCACCCGCTACACGGACTTCACGACCGCCTCGAACACCCTCTTCCAGAACCCGGACGTCCGGTTCGTCAACCTCAACATCGCCGCCTTCGACGCGCACAAGCTGGCCGCGTCGAGCCTGGTCGCGGACGCCCGCACCGGCCTCGACGCGCTCACCGAGGCCCTCGCCGGGCACCGGGTCGACGCCGGGTACGAGGCGGAGTACCGGGCGGGCAAGGAGCGCTGGGAGCGGGTCGTGGCGGCCGCCTACCGGGGCGACGACGACGCCGTGCCCACCCAGACCCAGGTCCTCGGCGCCCTGGACGCGGTGGTCGGCGACGACGACGTGGTGATCAACGCGGCCGGCTCGCTCCCCGGCGACCTGCACAAGCTGTGGCGGGCGCGCGGTCGCCGCCAGTACCACCTGGAGTACGGCTACTCCTGCATGGGCTACGAGATCCCGGCGGCGATCGGCGTCCAGCAGGCGACCCCGGACACCCCGGTCTGGGCGCTGGTCGGCGACGGCACCTATCTGATGATGCCGACCGAGATCGTCACGGCCGTCCAGGAGGGGCTGCCGGTCAACCTGCTGCTCATCCAGAACCACGGGTACGCCTCCATCGGCGGCCTCTCCGAGTCCGTCGGCGGTGAACGGTTCGGCACCGCGTACCGCTACCGGGCCGCCGACGGCACCTTCAGCGGCGACCCGCTGCCCGTCGACCTCGCGGCCAACGCGGGCAGCCTCGGCATGGACGTGCTGCGTGCCACGACGGTCCGCGAGCTGCGCGACGCCCTCGCCGCGGCCCGCGCCTCCGACCGCCCGACCTGCGTGTACGTCGAGACCGACACCGCCACCGCGACCGCGCCCCCGGCCGAGGCGTGGTGGGACGTGCCGGTCGCCGCGACCGCGTCCCGCGAGGCCGCCGTGCGCGCCCGCGAGGAGTACGAACGGCAGGTCGCCGCGCGGCGCAGGCACCTGTGA
- a CDS encoding GOLPH3/VPS74 family protein, whose product MGTARDLMIGVMDRALGRPVAQGELSLVLAGAELLDLLGAGAVTLDGENLVPGDRPEPCGDPLLDGALAALVPDEPHETVDDWLWRRGRGLAGEYLTAFEAEGLVARPRGSWLRLRGDRPLPVDSPARLRAAHRWAADEPVLATLATFLRLRDDVPDDCPPPEEAARTVFGAVVEALTELDAVRRRRAIENAAFANVWRGA is encoded by the coding sequence ATGGGCACGGCACGCGACCTGATGATCGGCGTGATGGACCGGGCGCTCGGACGGCCCGTGGCACAGGGCGAGCTGTCGCTCGTGCTGGCCGGGGCGGAACTGCTCGACCTGCTCGGCGCCGGGGCGGTGACCCTGGACGGCGAGAACCTGGTGCCCGGCGACCGCCCCGAGCCTTGCGGCGACCCGCTCCTCGACGGCGCCCTCGCCGCCCTCGTGCCTGACGAGCCCCATGAGACGGTCGACGACTGGCTGTGGCGCCGGGGGCGCGGACTTGCCGGTGAGTATCTGACCGCGTTCGAGGCCGAGGGCCTGGTGGCCAGGCCGCGCGGCTCCTGGCTGCGGCTGCGCGGCGACCGCCCGCTGCCCGTCGACTCCCCGGCCCGGCTGCGCGCCGCGCACCGCTGGGCCGCCGACGAACCCGTCCTGGCGACCCTCGCGACCTTCCTGCGACTGCGCGACGACGTCCCCGACGACTGCCCGCCCCCCGAGGAGGCGGCCCGCACGGTCTTCGGCGCCGTGGTCGAGGCGCTGACCGAACTGGACGCCGTCCGCAGGCGCAGGGCCATCGAGAACGCGGCGTTCGCCAACGTCTGGCGGGGCGCCTGA
- a CDS encoding ferritin-like domain-containing protein — protein sequence MSTARGGRELPVSEEQLTRLTRETDEAHRATLPVMRRSAAGLAERLRDEERERAARPGRRTFLLGATGVGAAFALAACSGGGNSASAPAGIDVAGDVASKAGYSGDLRLVALSVALENQAVGAYKATLAAAKAGRLGTVPPAVSTFVSTAMAQHADHAETWNSVLTGAGKPAVTDVPLSNQKEVAAALGRATSVSDAAELALTLEDQAAQTYLYAMSHVRSASGIETAATVAPVEAMHAAILRFVLGRYPVPDAFLPVGKAAKPSLLTV from the coding sequence GTGAGTACCGCGCGCGGCGGCCGTGAACTGCCCGTCAGCGAGGAGCAGTTGACCCGGCTCACCCGGGAGACGGACGAGGCGCACCGGGCGACCCTGCCGGTGATGCGGCGGAGCGCGGCCGGGCTGGCCGAGCGGCTCAGGGACGAGGAGCGTGAGAGAGCCGCCCGCCCCGGCCGTCGCACGTTCCTGCTGGGCGCCACGGGCGTGGGCGCGGCGTTCGCGCTCGCGGCCTGCTCGGGCGGTGGGAACTCCGCCTCGGCGCCCGCGGGCATCGACGTGGCCGGCGATGTCGCGAGCAAGGCCGGCTACTCCGGTGACCTGCGGCTTGTCGCGCTGTCGGTGGCGCTGGAGAACCAGGCCGTGGGCGCCTACAAGGCGACGCTGGCCGCCGCGAAGGCGGGCAGGCTCGGCACCGTGCCCCCGGCGGTGTCGACGTTCGTGTCGACGGCGATGGCCCAGCACGCCGATCACGCCGAGACCTGGAACAGCGTGCTGACCGGCGCGGGCAAGCCGGCCGTCACCGATGTGCCGCTGTCGAACCAGAAGGAGGTGGCGGCGGCGCTCGGCAGGGCGACCAGCGTGAGCGACGCCGCCGAGCTGGCGCTCACGCTGGAGGACCAGGCCGCGCAGACGTACCTGTACGCGATGTCCCACGTGCGGAGCGCGTCCGGGATCGAGACGGCGGCCACCGTCGCGCCCGTCGAGGCGATGCACGCGGCGATCCTGCGCTTCGTCCTCGGGCGGTACCCGGTGCCGGACGCGTTCCTGCCGGTCGGCAAGGCCGCGAAGCCCAGCCTGCTGACGGTGTGA
- a CDS encoding Gfo/Idh/MocA family protein translates to MRIGILGLGRIGAFHAETLSGLDAVDSLVLADPFADAAKAAAERFGGEVADSPEAVLAAGVDGVVVAAATDAHPALIVAAVEAGIPVFCEKPVARTMGEGVRVLAAVKDSGVPIQIGYNRRFDAGFVAARAAVRAGELGELHTVRSTTLDPAPPPAAYIAASGGIFRDCSVHDFDIIRWVTGREVTEVYAVGGNRGAEYIAEAGDADTTGAILTLDDGTIAVVSNSRHNARGHDVRMEVHGFKDSIAVGLEDRLPLRSVEPGVTFPAGTPHDFFMDRFAAAYRAELTAFTEVVAGTRRSPCTIEDALEAGWIADACTLSLQEHRPVTIAEVRAAV, encoded by the coding sequence ATGCGTATCGGAATCCTCGGCCTCGGCCGCATCGGCGCCTTCCACGCCGAGACCCTCTCCGGACTCGACGCCGTCGACTCGCTCGTCCTCGCCGACCCGTTCGCGGACGCCGCCAAGGCCGCCGCCGAGCGGTTCGGCGGCGAGGTCGCGGACTCGCCCGAGGCGGTGCTCGCGGCGGGCGTGGACGGCGTCGTGGTGGCCGCCGCGACCGACGCCCACCCGGCGCTGATCGTCGCCGCCGTCGAGGCGGGCATCCCGGTCTTCTGCGAGAAGCCCGTCGCGCGGACCATGGGCGAGGGCGTGCGGGTCCTCGCGGCCGTCAAGGACAGCGGGGTGCCGATCCAGATCGGCTACAACCGCCGTTTCGACGCCGGTTTCGTGGCCGCGCGGGCCGCCGTGCGCGCGGGTGAGCTGGGCGAGCTGCACACGGTCCGCTCGACGACGCTCGACCCGGCGCCGCCGCCCGCCGCGTACATCGCCGCCTCCGGGGGCATCTTCCGGGACTGTTCGGTGCACGACTTCGACATCATCCGCTGGGTGACCGGCCGCGAGGTGACGGAGGTGTACGCGGTCGGCGGCAACCGGGGCGCCGAGTACATCGCGGAGGCGGGCGACGCGGACACCACGGGCGCGATCCTCACCCTCGACGACGGCACCATCGCGGTGGTCTCCAACTCCCGTCACAACGCCCGGGGTCACGACGTCCGCATGGAGGTGCACGGCTTCAAGGACTCGATCGCGGTGGGTCTCGAGGACAGGCTGCCGCTGCGCTCGGTCGAGCCGGGCGTGACGTTCCCGGCGGGCACCCCGCACGACTTCTTCATGGACCGGTTCGCCGCCGCCTACCGCGCCGAACTCACCGCGTTCACCGAGGTCGTCGCGGGTACCAGGCGCTCCCCCTGCACGATCGAGGACGCCTTGGAGGCGGGCTGGATCGCGGACGCGTGCACGCTGTCGCTCCAGGAGCACCGCCCGGTGACGATCGCCGAGGTGCGGGCGGCGGTCTGA
- a CDS encoding SDR family oxidoreductase, with the protein MGLLDDKVVLVNGGSQGVGAAIARAAVREGAVVAVSGRRPAPGEELVTELTREGGKAMFVRADLADAGQAGTVVGDVIAAYGRVDCLVNSAGLTTRGTLLDTTPDLFDQHIAINLRAPFFAMQAAVADMVARKAPGTVVNIITSSAHGGQSFLAPYVAAKAGLIGLTRNAAHAHRFDRVRVNGLNIGWTATEGEDATQKAFHGAGDDWREEAAARLPMGKLGQPDEIADFVVFLLSDRSGVVTGSVIDWDQNVLGGLD; encoded by the coding sequence ATGGGACTTCTCGACGACAAGGTCGTCCTCGTCAACGGCGGCAGCCAGGGCGTGGGGGCCGCCATCGCGCGGGCCGCGGTCCGGGAGGGCGCGGTGGTCGCGGTGTCGGGCCGCCGTCCGGCGCCGGGCGAGGAGCTGGTGACCGAGCTGACCCGGGAGGGCGGCAAGGCGATGTTCGTGCGCGCCGACCTCGCGGACGCGGGGCAGGCGGGCACCGTGGTGGGTGATGTGATCGCCGCGTACGGGCGGGTGGACTGCCTGGTCAACTCGGCGGGTCTCACCACCAGGGGCACTCTGCTCGACACCACGCCCGACCTGTTCGACCAGCACATCGCGATCAATCTGCGGGCGCCGTTCTTCGCGATGCAGGCCGCGGTCGCGGACATGGTCGCGCGCAAGGCGCCCGGCACGGTCGTCAACATCATCACGTCCTCGGCGCACGGCGGGCAGTCCTTCCTCGCGCCGTACGTCGCCGCGAAGGCCGGTCTGATCGGCCTGACCCGCAACGCGGCGCACGCCCACCGCTTCGACCGGGTCCGCGTCAACGGCCTGAACATCGGCTGGACGGCGACCGAGGGCGAGGACGCGACGCAGAAGGCGTTCCACGGCGCGGGCGACGACTGGCGCGAGGAGGCGGCGGCCCGGCTGCCGATGGGCAAGCTCGGGCAGCCCGACGAGATCGCCGACTTCGTGGTGTTCCTGCTGTCCGACCGCTCGGGCGTGGTCACCGGATCGGTGATCGACTGGGACCAGAACGTCCTCGGCGGCCTCGACTGA
- a CDS encoding phytanoyl-CoA dioxygenase family protein, producing the protein MSFTSVPHRARLSERDCDLAAFRELVERDTDLADYPYASSVERGVLVYDSAGLRAAGDQDAVRAELVRAFAEGPGIVVLEGAFPDPEVVDRLGDVFAALIAEQRASGTGAGDHFAKPGANDRVWNALEKAALHDPQAFADYYANDLLALVSSAWLGPGYQVTSQVNVVNPGGAAQSPHRDYHLGFLSAEAAAAYPAHVHRLSPVLTLQGAVAHCDMPVESGPTMYLPHSQKFAPGYLAWRLPAFQAYFEERYVQLPLAKGDAAFFNPAVFHAAGTNRSADVRRTANLLQVSSAFGRAMETVDREAVVNAVYPVLRARLAEGAGQGWAENVIAASAEGYPFPTNLDSDPPVDGLAPPSQADIVRRALRESWTPETLRRGLRAAAERRES; encoded by the coding sequence ATGTCCTTCACGTCCGTACCGCACCGCGCCCGCCTGTCCGAGCGGGACTGCGACCTCGCCGCCTTCCGCGAGCTGGTCGAGCGGGACACCGATCTCGCGGACTACCCGTACGCGTCCTCGGTCGAGCGGGGCGTCCTGGTCTACGACAGCGCCGGGCTGCGCGCGGCCGGCGACCAGGACGCCGTCAGGGCCGAGCTGGTCCGCGCCTTCGCCGAGGGCCCCGGGATCGTGGTCCTCGAAGGCGCCTTCCCCGACCCGGAGGTCGTCGACCGGCTCGGCGACGTCTTCGCCGCGCTGATCGCCGAGCAGCGGGCCTCGGGCACGGGCGCGGGCGACCACTTCGCGAAGCCCGGCGCCAACGACCGGGTGTGGAACGCGCTGGAGAAGGCGGCGCTGCACGACCCTCAGGCGTTCGCCGACTACTACGCCAACGACCTGCTGGCACTGGTCTCCTCGGCCTGGCTCGGCCCCGGCTACCAGGTCACCTCGCAGGTCAACGTCGTCAACCCGGGCGGCGCCGCGCAGAGTCCGCACCGCGACTACCACCTCGGGTTCCTCTCCGCCGAGGCCGCCGCCGCGTACCCGGCCCATGTGCACCGGCTCTCCCCTGTGCTCACCCTCCAGGGGGCGGTGGCGCACTGCGACATGCCGGTCGAGTCCGGCCCGACGATGTACCTTCCGCACTCGCAGAAGTTCGCGCCCGGCTATCTGGCGTGGCGACTGCCCGCGTTCCAGGCGTACTTCGAGGAGCGGTACGTCCAACTCCCGCTCGCCAAGGGCGACGCGGCGTTCTTCAACCCCGCGGTGTTCCACGCGGCGGGCACCAACCGCTCGGCGGACGTCCGGCGCACGGCCAACCTGCTCCAGGTGTCGTCGGCGTTCGGCCGGGCCATGGAGACGGTGGACCGCGAGGCGGTGGTGAACGCCGTCTACCCGGTGCTGCGGGCCCGGCTCGCCGAGGGCGCAGGCCAGGGGTGGGCGGAGAACGTGATCGCCGCGAGCGCGGAGGGGTACCCGTTCCCCACCAACCTCGACAGCGACCCGCCGGTCGACGGCCTCGCGCCGCCGTCCCAGGCGGACATCGTGCGGCGCGCGCTGCGCGAGTCGTGGACCCCCGAGACGCTGCGGCGCGGCCTGCGGGCCGCCGCCGAGCGCCGCGAAAGCTGA
- a CDS encoding GntR family transcriptional regulator: MAKTGGTTRSASAPALDSVDFALDRGSPVPLYYQLAQQLESAIEHGVLAPGNLLGNEIDLSTRLGLSRPTVRQAIQSLVDKGLLVRRRGVGTQVVHSQVKRPLELSSLYDDLEAAGQGPTTRVVRNEREAARSEVAAALGIAEGAEVVALERLRSTHGQPMAYLCNYLPATLLDLDTARLEATGLYRMMRTAGITLHSARQTVGARSAAPEEAARLDERPGAALLTMERTAYDDTGRAVEFGTHVYRASRYAFDFRLLVRP, from the coding sequence ATGGCGAAGACCGGCGGCACCACCAGGTCCGCGTCCGCACCCGCGCTCGACTCCGTGGACTTCGCCCTGGACCGGGGCAGTCCCGTGCCGCTCTACTACCAGCTCGCCCAGCAGCTGGAGTCGGCGATCGAGCACGGCGTCCTCGCCCCCGGCAACCTGCTCGGCAACGAGATAGACCTGTCGACCCGGCTCGGACTGTCCAGGCCCACCGTCAGGCAGGCCATCCAGTCGCTGGTCGACAAGGGCCTGCTGGTGCGCCGCAGGGGCGTCGGCACCCAGGTCGTGCACAGCCAGGTCAAGCGCCCGCTCGAACTCAGCAGCCTCTACGACGACCTGGAGGCGGCGGGCCAGGGCCCGACCACGCGGGTGGTGCGCAACGAACGCGAGGCGGCCCGCTCCGAGGTGGCCGCCGCGCTCGGCATCGCGGAGGGCGCCGAGGTCGTCGCCCTGGAACGGCTGCGCAGCACGCACGGCCAGCCGATGGCGTACCTGTGCAACTACCTGCCCGCCACCCTGCTCGACCTGGACACCGCGCGTCTGGAGGCGACCGGCCTCTACCGCATGATGCGCACGGCCGGCATCACCCTGCACAGCGCCCGCCAGACGGTGGGCGCCCGCTCCGCCGCCCCCGAGGAGGCCGCGCGCCTCGACGAGCGGCCGGGCGCGGCGCTGCTCACCATGGAGCGCACGGCCTACGACGACACCGGCCGCGCGGTCGAGTTCGGCACCCATGTCTACCGGGCGTCCCGGTACGCGTTCGACTTCCGGCTGCTGGTCCGCCCCTGA